From the Patescibacteria group bacterium genome, one window contains:
- a CDS encoding helix-turn-helix domain-containing protein, whose translation MQDRILTPDQVGEMLQLHPFTILNYIKDGKLRGAKIGRVYRIRESDIEKFLDSQMLTTP comes from the coding sequence ATGCAAGATCGCATCCTCACTCCCGATCAGGTCGGCGAAATGCTGCAATTGCACCCTTTTACCATCCTGAACTACATCAAAGACGGGAAATTGCGCGGTGCGAAAATTGGTCGGGTTTATCGGATCCGGGAGAGCGACATCGAGAAATTTCTCGACAGTCAAATGCTCACCACTCCATGA
- the ricT gene encoding regulatory iron-sulfur-containing complex subunit RicT, producing the protein MNLGLKSFYDDTIFVSSADNEFDLKVGDKIIFEQKEHGQNFGEIIFVDRQKLAADEILLDGKILRQATAKDLEKIEANAQIAADALEKTRAKITEINIPMQIVEARVNFEGGEVNLFFTANERIDFKEVVPRLAGMLQKRIHLSQLGQRDRAKACGGFGICGRALCCSSGVISRFLSITMEMVKTQELAMKGSDKLSGPCGKLLCCLNYELEEYTELRKKMPHWGARVLTEKGEGKVISLDILNQSVKVYLEKGGAQIFPAADVKIVKSSK; encoded by the coding sequence ATGAATCTCGGTCTCAAAAGTTTTTACGACGACACAATTTTCGTTTCGAGTGCTGACAACGAATTCGATTTGAAAGTCGGCGACAAAATTATCTTCGAGCAAAAAGAGCACGGGCAAAATTTCGGCGAAATTATTTTTGTTGACCGCCAGAAATTAGCGGCGGATGAAATCCTGCTCGACGGCAAAATTTTGCGCCAAGCAACCGCGAAAGATTTGGAGAAAATCGAAGCGAACGCCCAGATTGCCGCGGACGCACTCGAAAAAACGCGCGCCAAAATCACGGAAATTAACATACCAATGCAAATCGTCGAAGCGCGTGTCAATTTCGAAGGTGGCGAAGTGAATTTATTTTTCACTGCCAATGAACGCATCGATTTCAAAGAAGTCGTGCCACGGCTCGCCGGCATGCTGCAAAAAAGAATTCACCTGAGCCAGCTCGGACAGCGCGACCGCGCCAAAGCCTGCGGCGGCTTCGGGATTTGCGGACGGGCGCTGTGCTGCTCGAGCGGAGTGATCTCGCGCTTCTTAAGCATCACGATGGAAATGGTCAAAACGCAGGAGCTCGCGATGAAAGGCTCGGACAAACTTTCCGGACCCTGCGGTAAGCTGCTCTGCTGTCTGAATTATGAGCTCGAAGAATACACCGAGCTGCGCAAAAAAATGCCGCACTGGGGCGCCCGCGTCCTGACGGAAAAAGGCGAAGGCAAAGTCATCTCGCTCGATATCCTAAATCAAAGCGTCAAGGTTTATCTCGAAAAAGGCGGCGCGCAAATTTTCCCCGCCGCTGATGTGAAAATTGTAAAATCTAGCAAATGA
- the aroC gene encoding chorismate synthase has translation MAGNTFGSVLKITTFGESHGVALGCVIDGAPAGISISAREIQLELNRRRPGQSKVTTARDEKDQVEILSGVFEGKTLGTPIALLIRNQDQKSADYAKLKNIFRPGHADFTWQQKFGLRDFRGGGRSSGRETVARVAAAAIARKILDSKKIKIIAFAQEIAGIVSQKFDAKVIEKNLVRAADPVAAQKMEAAIVAAQKAGDSVGGVIEIRVQNVPAGLGNPVFDKISARLGAALLSIGGVKGIEFGIGFAAAKLRGSEMNDEFISLKKKKTNRGGGIAGGITDGSEIIIRLAVRPTASISSPQKTIDAKGKAQRIQIAGRHDPCLVPRIIPVAEAMVALTLADLLLASRADRI, from the coding sequence ATGGCAGGCAATACTTTCGGCAGCGTCCTCAAAATTACGACTTTCGGTGAGTCACACGGCGTCGCGCTCGGTTGTGTGATTGACGGCGCGCCTGCGGGCATTTCGATTTCCGCTCGGGAAATTCAGCTCGAGCTCAATCGGCGACGACCGGGTCAGTCGAAAGTGACGACGGCGCGTGATGAAAAAGATCAGGTTGAAATTCTTTCGGGAGTTTTCGAAGGCAAGACGCTCGGCACACCGATCGCTTTACTGATTCGCAATCAGGACCAAAAATCGGCTGATTACGCCAAGCTCAAGAACATTTTTCGACCGGGACACGCGGACTTCACTTGGCAGCAAAAATTCGGTCTGCGCGATTTCCGCGGTGGCGGGCGCTCGTCGGGTCGTGAGACGGTCGCGCGAGTTGCGGCAGCCGCGATTGCGCGCAAAATTCTCGACTCAAAGAAAATTAAAATCATCGCCTTCGCGCAAGAAATCGCTGGCATCGTGTCCCAAAAGTTCGACGCGAAAGTGATTGAAAAAAATTTAGTCCGAGCAGCTGATCCGGTCGCGGCGCAGAAAATGGAGGCGGCGATTGTCGCGGCGCAAAAAGCGGGCGACTCGGTCGGCGGCGTGATTGAGATTCGCGTGCAAAATGTGCCGGCGGGATTGGGTAATCCAGTTTTTGACAAAATCTCGGCGCGACTTGGTGCGGCGCTGCTTTCGATTGGTGGAGTTAAGGGAATTGAATTCGGTATCGGTTTCGCTGCCGCCAAATTGCGCGGCTCAGAGATGAATGATGAGTTCATTTCTCTGAAAAAAAAGAAAACGAATCGCGGCGGAGGGATTGCCGGCGGAATCACGGACGGCTCGGAAATTATAATTCGTCTCGCTGTGCGACCGACAGCCTCAATCTCATCGCCTCAAAAAACAATTGACGCCAAGGGCAAAGCTCAAAGAATCCAAATTGCTGGTCGCCACGATCCCTGCCTCGTGCCGCGCATCATCCCGGTCGCGGAGGCGATGGTCGCGCTCACGCTGGCGGATCTTTTGCTCGCGAGTCGGGCTGATCGGATTTAA
- a CDS encoding response regulator translates to MDRKIKVLIIEDNTDLSEMFKTAFDAKGYEAEISPNGMDGITRAAQWRPDVILLDIMMPQMNGYEVLSALKNNTSLPTKVVISSNLEQEQDAKKALDMGADMYLKKSEHTPFETVEKVAELMSGVKLA, encoded by the coding sequence ATGGATAGAAAAATCAAAGTCTTAATCATCGAGGACAACACTGATTTGAGCGAGATGTTCAAAACCGCTTTCGACGCAAAAGGCTACGAGGCTGAGATCAGCCCGAATGGCATGGACGGAATTACGCGCGCCGCGCAGTGGCGTCCGGATGTAATCTTGCTCGACATCATGATGCCGCAAATGAACGGCTACGAAGTTTTGAGCGCACTCAAAAACAACACTTCGCTCCCGACCAAGGTCGTCATCAGCTCGAATCTCGAACAAGAACAGGATGCCAAAAAAGCACTCGATATGGGCGCTGACATGTATTTGAAGAAATCCGAGCACACGCCTTTCGAGACAGTCGAAAAGGTCGCCGAGCTGATGAGCGGTGTGAAGTTGGCGTAG
- a CDS encoding tetratricopeptide repeat protein, translating to MIQPYLILVSGSGIAGVLLRRKKMNVSAKQMQRKFEREQQKLNTESRSENLLRTRLSLEEKSHKIQESLGQIAVLLRKAETHFARAEWREAEKTLIQIIALDEHNPKANLFLGLTYLHREEWKKAELIFQKLIELEPKDARHFGNLGLAFYRQKKYPLAREAYENAIRIDATKAERWLSLGQIYLKLKDFPAAEQAFKNAVKRDHRNLEYLFALAEAYELAGNFKAAIKTCERILELSPYNEAVKEKLKEFEPKV from the coding sequence ATGATTCAACCCTATCTCATTCTCGTCAGTGGCAGCGGAATCGCCGGCGTGCTCTTGCGCCGCAAAAAAATGAATGTCTCCGCGAAGCAAATGCAGCGCAAATTCGAGCGCGAGCAGCAGAAGCTCAATACGGAATCTCGCTCGGAAAACTTGCTGCGCACGCGCCTTTCGCTCGAAGAAAAATCGCACAAAATTCAAGAGAGTCTCGGGCAAATCGCCGTGCTCTTGCGCAAAGCTGAGACGCATTTCGCACGCGCCGAGTGGCGCGAAGCGGAGAAAACTTTGATTCAAATCATCGCGCTCGACGAGCACAATCCGAAAGCCAATCTTTTCCTGGGTCTGACTTACCTGCACCGTGAAGAGTGGAAAAAAGCTGAACTGATTTTTCAAAAGCTAATCGAACTCGAACCGAAAGACGCGCGCCATTTCGGCAATCTCGGTCTCGCGTTTTATCGGCAGAAAAAATATCCCCTCGCACGCGAAGCTTACGAAAATGCGATTCGTATCGACGCAACCAAAGCCGAGCGCTGGCTCTCGCTCGGTCAAATTTATTTGAAGCTGAAGGATTTTCCCGCAGCCGAACAAGCTTTCAAAAATGCCGTGAAGCGCGACCACCGCAATCTGGAATATCTTTTCGCGCTCGCCGAAGCTTACGAATTGGCTGGCAATTTCAAAGCCGCCATCAAAACCTGCGAACGCATTTTGGAATTGTCACCCTACAACGAAGCCGTGAAGGAAAAATTGAAAGAATTCGAACCGAAAGTTTAG
- a CDS encoding cupin domain-containing protein, whose product MKPKIKLKPWGREIWFAATAHYAGKILEVKKGARLSLQFHEQKEETQFLFSGKVRLTFGLDAKKLRTKILNPGDVFHIPPKTIHRIEGVAPLSKIFEVSTPQLDDVVKLADDYGRSGAGNDEKLDRKLARK is encoded by the coding sequence ATGAAGCCAAAAATTAAACTGAAGCCCTGGGGGCGGGAAATCTGGTTCGCTGCGACCGCGCATTATGCCGGCAAGATTCTCGAAGTCAAAAAAGGCGCGCGACTCTCGCTCCAATTTCACGAGCAGAAAGAAGAAACGCAGTTTCTTTTCTCCGGCAAAGTCCGTCTCACTTTCGGACTCGATGCCAAAAAATTGCGCACCAAGATTTTGAATCCCGGCGATGTCTTTCACATTCCACCCAAGACGATTCATCGCATCGAAGGTGTTGCGCCACTTTCCAAAATTTTCGAAGTCTCGACGCCGCAGCTCGACGATGTCGTCAAACTCGCTGACGATTACGGTCGATCGGGTGCGGGCAACGACGAAAAACTTGATCGAAAATTGGCGCGCAAATAA
- a CDS encoding HAMP domain-containing sensor histidine kinase: protein MHAPEILTATNGALAVAIGIFAIGKFPYNRINRTFALVAFAFALWIGSEFLPLAEELKILIALGAATLFAASNFHFTKNLIGGHNHKLALLGIYCTNLALFALLAADQLGFSAIPVSAEIWLGGFLATLALTILTLAKSFSSFSGVKKYQLKFVLLEFIIAITVISVSVVYFWDPAKSLVANIAFTPQLLTAVHLFAVFYFFVQWKFLKLKIIAPKILKRLSALLLTLTITVSLSIGTNIFELGHNAIITHISSVLTAVLLYTLTLRFFERQNWFTTLSLNNFRQVVENFKNQNIFYSSVKELETNIHKNFSQKIGVDEARVVVLDLESSKSQYPELEKYFATNSRYLVTSEEEYLTNNKHINCPYLEELQQLGDVCFPLFQNTNELIGFFAIRHANDDIYIEEELKFLEGGVHYIALSLVAILYTERLRQQSEKLREDYEKLKTLDDAKDAFIANVSHELRTPATAIRGYAEMLIAPNFGELSAQQKDFTRRIARNTDWLLRILTDILEITKIESGQIKFKFAPVNARDLLKKLAEKWQKTCEQKGLTFEFDFAPGTDTKLTTDAEKLTEVFERLLGNAHKFTDTGSVKLSAHNRGESLEIEVADTGIGIAPEKINPIWDKFSQSVNILEKGDESSGLGLAIVKKLVENLNGEITVKSALKRGSTFKLLIPRQNG, encoded by the coding sequence ATGCACGCACCTGAAATTCTTACCGCCACAAATGGAGCGCTCGCCGTCGCGATTGGAATTTTTGCCATTGGAAAATTTCCTTACAACCGTATCAATCGCACATTTGCCTTAGTCGCTTTTGCGTTCGCACTCTGGATTGGCTCAGAATTTTTGCCACTTGCGGAAGAATTGAAAATCCTCATCGCACTCGGTGCTGCCACACTCTTCGCCGCCAGCAATTTTCATTTTACGAAAAATTTAATCGGTGGCCACAATCATAAATTAGCCTTGCTCGGAATCTACTGCACGAATTTGGCTTTGTTCGCGCTGCTCGCCGCAGATCAGCTCGGCTTCTCGGCGATTCCTGTAAGTGCTGAGATTTGGCTCGGCGGTTTTTTGGCGACACTTGCCCTCACGATTTTGACGCTCGCAAAATCCTTCTCAAGTTTTTCGGGAGTGAAGAAATACCAGCTCAAATTTGTCTTACTGGAATTTATTATTGCCATCACAGTTATCAGCGTTAGTGTCGTTTATTTTTGGGACCCTGCAAAATCGCTCGTCGCAAACATCGCGTTCACCCCTCAGCTTTTGACCGCAGTACATCTCTTCGCCGTTTTCTATTTTTTTGTTCAATGGAAATTTTTGAAGCTCAAAATTATCGCGCCAAAAATCCTGAAGCGCCTAAGCGCACTGCTGCTGACTCTGACAATCACGGTCAGCCTCTCAATCGGCACAAACATTTTTGAGCTTGGTCACAATGCAATCATCACACACATCTCCAGCGTACTCACGGCGGTTTTGCTTTACACGCTCACGCTGCGCTTTTTCGAAAGACAAAATTGGTTCACGACACTCAGCCTGAATAATTTTCGGCAGGTTGTCGAGAATTTCAAAAACCAAAATATTTTTTATTCCTCCGTGAAAGAACTTGAAACCAATATTCATAAAAATTTTTCCCAAAAGATTGGAGTCGATGAAGCGCGCGTCGTGGTTCTGGACCTAGAAAGCAGCAAGTCGCAATATCCCGAGCTCGAAAAATATTTCGCCACTAACTCGCGTTATCTCGTCACCAGCGAGGAGGAATACCTCACCAATAACAAACACATCAATTGCCCTTATCTCGAGGAACTGCAACAGCTAGGCGATGTTTGTTTTCCGCTTTTCCAAAACACGAATGAGCTAATTGGATTTTTCGCGATTCGTCACGCCAACGACGACATCTACATCGAAGAAGAATTAAAATTTCTCGAAGGCGGTGTGCATTACATCGCACTCTCACTCGTCGCAATTTTATACACCGAGCGCTTGCGGCAACAGTCTGAAAAATTGCGCGAAGATTATGAAAAATTAAAAACGCTCGACGATGCCAAAGATGCTTTCATCGCAAATGTTTCGCATGAATTGCGTACTCCCGCAACCGCAATCCGCGGCTACGCCGAGATGCTGATCGCGCCGAATTTCGGCGAGCTGAGCGCACAACAAAAAGATTTCACACGGCGCATCGCGAGAAACACCGACTGGCTACTTAGAATTTTGACTGACATTTTGGAAATTACGAAAATCGAAAGCGGTCAAATCAAATTTAAATTTGCGCCGGTTAATGCGCGTGACCTGCTGAAAAAATTGGCAGAAAAATGGCAAAAAACCTGCGAGCAGAAAGGTCTAACTTTTGAATTTGATTTCGCGCCAGGAACCGACACCAAGCTCACCACCGATGCGGAAAAATTGACCGAGGTGTTCGAACGCCTGCTCGGCAACGCCCACAAATTTACAGACACTGGTAGCGTCAAACTAAGCGCACACAATCGCGGCGAGTCTCTGGAAATCGAAGTTGCGGACACCGGCATCGGTATCGCGCCAGAAAAAATTAATCCGATTTGGGATAAATTTTCTCAGTCAGTGAACATTCTCGAAAAAGGCGACGAGAGTAGCGGACTCGGGCTTGCAATCGTCAAAAAACTCGTAGAGAATTTGAATGGAGAAATCACTGTAAAAAGCGCGCTAAAGCGCGGTTCTACATTTAAACTTTTAATCCCCCGCCAAAATGGATAG
- a CDS encoding YifB family Mg chelatase-like AAA ATPase produces the protein MPAKIFSATTVGLNCEIIEVEVDLLSGLSKFLVVGLGDTAVQESRERVRSAVKNSGFFFHTQRITVNLAPADLPKSGPSFDFPLAAGILLASRQIRIPEIETTILIGELALDGATRGVAGILPIVAEAKKKGFRNFFVPAENAREAAIIDGVQIFPVTSLLEFARHASGTQKIQPLPKLDISELIVEENDGIDLAHVRGQEHAKRALTVAAAGSHNLLFSGPPGSGKTMLARAFRTILPRMSVAEILEVSKIYSVAGLIPAKSPLISTRPFRAVHHTASGVSIVGGGRKVGPGEISLAHKGVLFLDEIAEFPTQVLEVLRQPLEDGVIAISRAAGTVNFPARFTLIAAMNPCPCGFATDTERTCKCSPREIERYQKKLSGPLLDRIDLHVDVPRVKFEKLDAPISAESSESVRRKVQAARDIQLERFAKLKIHANSEMSSEQTKKFCVLDEPTKKLLEQAVTHFQLSARAYYRMLKLARTIADLENSEKIKTNFVAEALQYRPKNSEF, from the coding sequence ATGCCCGCCAAAATTTTTTCGGCGACGACGGTTGGATTGAATTGCGAGATTATTGAAGTGGAAGTTGATTTACTTTCCGGTCTTTCGAAATTCCTCGTCGTCGGACTCGGCGACACGGCTGTCCAGGAGTCGCGCGAGCGGGTGCGTTCCGCCGTCAAAAACTCCGGCTTCTTTTTTCACACGCAGCGCATCACCGTCAATCTCGCGCCGGCGGATTTGCCGAAGTCTGGTCCGAGCTTCGACTTTCCACTCGCGGCGGGGATTCTGCTGGCGAGTCGTCAGATTCGCATTCCGGAAATCGAAACCACAATTCTGATTGGCGAGCTCGCGCTCGACGGCGCGACGCGCGGCGTGGCGGGAATTCTCCCAATCGTCGCGGAGGCGAAGAAAAAAGGCTTCCGTAATTTTTTCGTGCCGGCGGAGAATGCACGCGAGGCGGCAATCATTGACGGTGTCCAAATTTTCCCAGTGACAAGCTTGCTCGAATTTGCACGGCACGCTTCGGGCACGCAAAAAATTCAGCCGCTGCCGAAATTGGACATCTCCGAATTAATCGTCGAAGAAAATGATGGCATCGATCTCGCGCATGTCCGCGGACAAGAACACGCGAAACGCGCGCTCACCGTCGCGGCTGCCGGCAGTCACAATCTGCTTTTTTCTGGACCGCCGGGGAGTGGCAAGACGATGCTCGCGCGAGCCTTTCGTACGATTCTGCCCAGAATGTCGGTCGCCGAAATTCTCGAAGTCTCCAAGATTTATTCAGTCGCCGGTTTGATTCCTGCCAAAAGTCCGTTGATTTCGACCCGACCATTTCGGGCGGTGCACCACACGGCGAGTGGCGTTTCGATCGTCGGTGGCGGGCGCAAAGTCGGTCCGGGCGAAATTTCGCTCGCGCACAAAGGTGTACTTTTTCTCGACGAGATTGCGGAATTTCCAACTCAAGTGCTCGAAGTTTTACGCCAGCCGCTCGAAGACGGCGTGATTGCGATTTCGCGGGCGGCGGGAACTGTGAATTTTCCGGCGCGCTTCACGCTGATTGCGGCGATGAATCCTTGCCCTTGTGGGTTCGCGACTGACACCGAGCGCACTTGTAAATGTTCGCCGCGCGAGATTGAACGCTACCAAAAAAAATTATCCGGACCACTGCTTGATCGCATCGATCTGCATGTCGATGTGCCGCGCGTCAAATTCGAAAAGCTCGACGCACCGATTTCCGCTGAGTCGAGTGAGTCGGTTCGGCGCAAAGTTCAGGCGGCGCGCGACATCCAGCTTGAACGGTTCGCGAAATTAAAAATTCACGCGAACTCCGAGATGTCGAGCGAACAGACCAAGAAATTTTGCGTGCTCGATGAGCCGACCAAAAAATTACTCGAACAGGCTGTGACGCATTTTCAGTTATCAGCACGCGCGTATTATCGGATGCTCAAATTAGCGCGCACGATTGCCGATTTGGAAAATTCGGAAAAGATCAAAACCAATTTTGTCGCTGAGGCTTTGCAGTATCGTCCGAAAAATAGCGAATTCTGA
- a CDS encoding nucleotide exchange factor GrpE produces the protein MQDENQNPPADDVQNPPIDEPQVRNDFEEKYLRACADLENFRKQVERDKIERVKFANENCLVALLPVFENFKRASAHLPENLQTNDWANGIAAIEKQFEATLASLGLRKVAANVGDEFDAHRHEVIATGAGESGKILDLVEEGFELNGKILRAAKVRVGK, from the coding sequence GTGCAAGACGAGAATCAAAATCCCCCCGCAGACGATGTGCAAAATCCTCCAATCGACGAACCGCAAGTTAGGAATGATTTCGAGGAAAAATATTTGCGCGCCTGCGCCGACTTGGAGAATTTTCGGAAGCAAGTTGAACGCGACAAAATCGAGCGCGTGAAATTTGCGAATGAAAATTGCCTCGTCGCCTTACTGCCTGTGTTCGAAAATTTCAAACGCGCCAGCGCGCACTTGCCTGAAAATTTGCAAACGAATGATTGGGCGAATGGCATCGCTGCCATCGAAAAACAATTCGAGGCGACACTCGCGAGTCTCGGTCTGCGCAAAGTCGCAGCGAATGTCGGCGACGAATTTGACGCACACCGCCACGAAGTCATCGCGACTGGCGCGGGCGAGTCGGGGAAAATTTTGGATTTGGTCGAAGAGGGATTCGAGCTGAATGGCAAAATTTTGCGCGCCGCCAAAGTCCGCGTTGGCAAATAA